In one window of Notolabrus celidotus isolate fNotCel1 chromosome 17, fNotCel1.pri, whole genome shotgun sequence DNA:
- the slc35b3 gene encoding adenosine 3'-phospho 5'-phosphosulfate transporter 2 yields MSLNGINSEEEEKLTQRNPEVLSELPADTMSAKYGLVGYNSSRKHISISIPSSTEVMSPHIKSVEELRVLGINLSSFSPPTQFCICVAGVFLFYLIYGYLQELIFSVEGFKPFGWYLTLVQFGFYSTFGLVELQLTQDKRRRIPGKTYMIIAFLTVGTMGLSNTSLGYLNYPTQVIFKCCKLIPVMIGGVFIQGKRYNLADVSAAVCMSLGLIWFTLADSKVAPTFNVTGVLLISLALCADAAIGNVQEKAMKLHNGSNSEMVLYSYSIGFVYILTGLLCVGGLGPAVAFCSEHPVKTYGYAFFFSLTGYFGISFVLALIKLFGALVAVTVTTGRKAMTIVLSFMFFAKPFTFQYIWGGLLVLFGIFLNVYSKNRDKMKLPSIKDLRSLLLSGKKVRFLSQNV; encoded by the exons ATGAGTTTGAATGGCATCAactctgaagaagaagagaagctaACGCAGAGAAACCCGGAAGTGTTGTCAGAG CTGCCAGCAGACACAATGAGTGCCAAATATGGCCTGGTGGGCTACAACAGTTCACGGAAGCACATTTCCATTTCCATCCCCTCGTCCACCGAGGTGATGTCCCCCCACATCAAGTCTGTGGAGGAGCTGAGGGTCCTGGGAATCAACTTGAGCAGCTTCAGTCCCCCTACACAGTTCTGCATCTGTGTGGCTGGAGTCTTCCTCTTTTACCTCATCTATGGATACCTGCAG gAGCTGATCTTCTCCGTGGAAGGCTTCAAGCCTTTCGGTTGGTACCTCACTCTGGTCCAGTTCGGCTTCTACTCCACGTTTGGACTCGTAGAGCTCCAGCTCACACAGGACAAACGCAGAAG GATACCGGGGAAGACCTACATGATCATCGCCTTTTTAACAGTGGGCACCATGGGCCTGTCCAACACCTCGCTGGGATACTTGAACTACCCGACACAGGTCATCTTCAAATGCTGTAAGCTCATCCCAGTGATGATTGGAGGAGTGTTCATTCAAG GTAAACGCTATAACCTGGCCGACGTGTCTGCTGCTGTCTGCATGAGTCTCGGACTCATCTGGTTCACGCTAGCTGACAGCAAAGTGGCCCCAACTTTCAACGTCACAG GTGTCCTCCTCATCTCCCTGGCGCTGTGTGCGGACGCCGCTATTGGAAATGTGCAGGAGAAAGCCATGAAGCTCCACAACGGCTCCAACTCTGAAATG GTGCTGTACTCGTACTCCATCGGGTTCGTCTACATCCTGACCGGCCTGCTCTGTGTGGGGGGGCTGGGGCCTGCAGTGGCCTTCTGCTCAGAG caTCCTGTGAAGACGTACGGTTACgcgttcttcttctctctcaccGGGTACTTTGGCATCTCCTTCGTGCTGGCCTTGATCAAGCTGTTTGGTGCCCTGGTTGCAGTTACAG tAACCACTGGGAGAAAGGCCATGACTATCGTTCTTTCCTTCATGTTCTTTGCGAAACCTTTCACTTTTCA gtacATATGGGGTGGCCTTCTGGTGCTCTTCGGCATCTTCTTAAATGTTTACagtaaaaacagagacaaaatgAAGCTTCCCTCCATCAAGGACCTCAGGAGCTTGCTGCTTTCAGGAAAGAAAGTCCGGTTTCTTTCACAAAACGTATAG